From Lysobacter auxotrophicus, the proteins below share one genomic window:
- a CDS encoding SCO family protein gives MFSRTTVTILIAALAAALGLWAAQHFFAPSAGSSLPQTRAVRLFEPARTLPAFTLRQSDGTPLVPGELKGHWTLVFLGFTHCPDVCPTTLAEMAKAQKQWAALPETTRPRVLFVSVDPERDTPDRIGEYAHAFHRDTIAATADIPALEQFAKSLSMVFAKVPPPEGVRADQYSVDHSASMAVLDPQGRMAGLVQPPFDPAAIAADMTALTQAWKPVKE, from the coding sequence ATGTTCAGCCGCACCACGGTCACCATCCTGATCGCCGCCCTCGCCGCCGCCCTCGGCCTGTGGGCCGCGCAGCACTTCTTCGCGCCGTCCGCAGGCTCCTCGCTGCCGCAGACGCGTGCCGTTCGCCTGTTCGAGCCGGCCCGCACGCTGCCCGCCTTCACGCTGCGCCAGTCCGACGGCACGCCGCTGGTGCCGGGCGAACTGAAGGGCCACTGGACGCTGGTCTTCCTGGGCTTCACGCATTGCCCGGACGTGTGCCCCACCACGCTGGCCGAAATGGCCAAGGCGCAGAAGCAGTGGGCCGCGCTGCCGGAAACCACGCGTCCGCGCGTGCTGTTCGTGTCGGTGGACCCCGAGCGCGACACGCCCGATCGCATCGGCGAATACGCGCACGCGTTCCATCGCGACACCATCGCCGCCACCGCCGACATCCCGGCGCTTGAGCAGTTCGCCAAGTCGTTGAGCATGGTGTTCGCGAAGGTGCCGCCGCCGGAAGGCGTGCGCGCCGACCAGTACAGCGTGGACCACAGCGCCTCGATGGCGGTGCTCGACCCGCAGGGCCGCATGGCGGGCCTGGTGCAGCCGCCGTTCGATCCGGCGGCGATCGCCGCCGACATGACCGCGCTGACCCAGGCGTGGAAACCGGTGAAGGAATGA
- the prmB gene encoding 50S ribosomal protein L3 N(5)-glutamine methyltransferase, with protein sequence MNGSTPTPVTFEQVSIIDLIRYGGSRFNEAGLTFGHSYDNAVDEATQLVLHALHLPHDLSPVYGASRVTAAEQAKVLALFQRRIDERVPAAYLTGEAWFAGLSFKSDRRALVPRSPIAELIPHSYEPWLGGREIERVLDLCTGSGCIAIATAHYHPHWEVDGVDINDDALSLAQENKQRLHADNVTLRKSDLFNQLQGQVYDLIVTNPPYVTNDETDALPQEYSHEPELGLRAGDDGLDLALKILRDAPEHLTENGLLICEVGEAERALVELLPELPMAWVEFKVGQMGIFVVERADLVEHHAKIKALADAR encoded by the coding sequence ATGAACGGCTCGACCCCCACTCCCGTCACCTTCGAGCAGGTCTCGATCATCGACCTGATCCGTTATGGCGGCAGCCGCTTCAACGAGGCCGGCCTGACCTTCGGCCACAGCTACGACAACGCGGTGGACGAAGCGACCCAACTGGTCCTGCACGCGCTGCACCTGCCGCACGACCTCAGCCCCGTGTATGGCGCCTCGCGCGTCACCGCGGCGGAGCAGGCGAAGGTGCTGGCGCTGTTCCAGCGCCGCATCGACGAGCGCGTGCCGGCGGCGTACCTGACGGGCGAGGCGTGGTTCGCTGGCCTGAGCTTCAAGAGCGACCGCCGCGCGCTGGTGCCGCGTTCGCCGATCGCCGAACTGATCCCGCACAGCTACGAGCCCTGGCTGGGCGGCCGCGAGATCGAGCGCGTGCTCGACCTGTGCACCGGTTCGGGCTGCATCGCGATCGCCACCGCGCACTACCACCCGCACTGGGAGGTCGATGGCGTTGACATCAACGACGACGCGCTCTCGCTCGCACAGGAAAACAAGCAGCGCCTGCACGCCGACAATGTCACGCTGCGCAAGTCGGACCTGTTCAACCAGCTGCAGGGCCAGGTGTACGACCTCATCGTCACCAACCCGCCGTACGTCACCAACGACGAAACCGACGCGCTGCCGCAGGAGTATTCGCACGAGCCGGAACTCGGCCTGCGCGCCGGCGACGACGGCCTGGACCTCGCGCTGAAGATCCTGCGCGACGCGCCGGAGCATCTGACGGAAAACGGCCTGCTGATCTGCGAAGTCGGCGAGGCCGAGCGCGCGCTGGTCGAGCTGCTGCCGGAACTGCCGATGGCGTGGGTGGAGTTCAAGGTCGGCCAGATGGGCATCTTCGTGGTCGAGCGCGCGGACCTGGTCGAGCATCACGCGAAGATCAAGGCGCTGGCGGACGCGCGCTGA
- the aroC gene encoding chorismate synthase: protein MSSNSFGKLLTVTTFGESHGPAIGCVVDGCPPGIAIAPDDFRHDLERRATGRTRHTSQRHEADEVEILSGVYEGVTTGTPIALLIRNTDQRSKDYAKIAEQFRPGHADYTYWQKYGIRDPRGGGRSSARETTMRVAAGVIAKKWLADRFGVQVQGWLSQIGEIVPHGFDLSAVENNPFFWPDTRQVTELELYMDALRKSGDSVGARVDVIATNVPPGWGEPIYGKLDGELASALMSINAVKGVEIGDGFGVVAQKGSEHRDQLTPQGFASNHAGGILGGISTGQPLRCSVAFKPTSSLRLPIDSLDTHGDVVEVITTGRHDPCVGIRATPICEAMVALVLMDQALRHRAQCGDVGEVTPRIPAQRDG from the coding sequence GTGTCCAGCAACAGCTTCGGCAAACTCCTTACCGTCACCACGTTCGGCGAAAGCCATGGCCCCGCCATCGGTTGCGTGGTCGACGGGTGTCCGCCCGGCATTGCCATCGCGCCGGACGACTTCCGCCACGATCTCGAACGCCGCGCCACCGGCCGCACGCGCCACACCTCGCAGCGCCACGAAGCCGACGAGGTCGAGATCCTCAGCGGCGTGTACGAAGGCGTCACCACCGGTACGCCGATCGCGCTGCTGATCCGGAACACGGATCAACGCAGCAAGGACTACGCGAAGATCGCCGAACAGTTCCGCCCCGGCCACGCGGACTACACCTACTGGCAGAAATACGGCATCCGCGATCCGCGCGGCGGCGGCCGCTCGTCCGCCCGCGAGACGACCATGCGTGTGGCCGCCGGCGTCATCGCGAAGAAGTGGCTCGCCGATCGTTTCGGCGTGCAGGTGCAGGGCTGGTTGTCGCAGATCGGCGAGATCGTGCCGCACGGTTTCGATCTTTCCGCCGTGGAGAACAACCCGTTCTTCTGGCCCGACACGCGCCAGGTCACGGAGCTGGAGCTGTACATGGACGCGCTGCGCAAGTCCGGCGATTCGGTCGGCGCCCGCGTGGACGTGATCGCGACCAACGTGCCGCCGGGCTGGGGCGAGCCGATCTACGGCAAGCTCGACGGCGAACTCGCCAGCGCGCTGATGAGCATCAACGCGGTGAAGGGCGTGGAGATCGGCGATGGTTTCGGCGTCGTCGCGCAGAAGGGCAGCGAGCATCGCGACCAGCTCACGCCGCAGGGCTTCGCCAGCAACCACGCCGGCGGCATCCTCGGCGGCATCAGCACGGGCCAGCCGCTGCGCTGTTCGGTGGCGTTCAAGCCGACGTCCAGCCTGCGCTTGCCGATCGACAGCCTCGACACCCACGGCGACGTCGTCGAAGTGATCACCACCGGCCGCCACGATCCGTGCGTCGGCATCCGCGCCACGCCGATCTGCGAGGCGATGGTCGCGCTGGTGCTGATGGACCAGGCGCTGCGCCATCGCGCGCAATGCGGCGACGTCGGCGAGGTGACGCCCCGCATTCCCGCGCAGCGCGATGGCTGA
- a CDS encoding 2-hydroxyacid dehydrogenase encodes MADVRPRVWVSQPLFGDIVGRLREHFDVIETAAVGKHPQDEIAAMLASCDGALVTLNDRIGAAEIANAPRLRAIANVGVGYNNLDVPALTQAGIVVTNTPDVLTETTADFGFALMMAAARRITEAERWLRDGQWKQWSFETMLGGDVHGTTLGILGMGRIGQAIACRAAGFRMRVLYHNRSRLRADIEGTCRAQYVDFDTLLAQADHLVLVLPYSPAVHHLIDATAIAKMKPTATLTNIARGGIVDEDALADALESGRLAAAGLDVYEGEPAIHPRLLALRNVVLTPHIASGSLATRRAMVSLAVENLTAALGVGPRAGDPPSPVNAAALGAQRKPGISK; translated from the coding sequence ATGGCTGACGTGCGTCCCCGCGTCTGGGTCTCGCAGCCGCTGTTCGGCGACATCGTCGGGCGCCTGCGCGAACACTTCGACGTGATCGAAACCGCCGCGGTCGGCAAGCATCCGCAGGACGAAATCGCGGCGATGCTCGCCTCGTGCGACGGCGCGCTGGTCACGCTCAACGACCGCATCGGCGCGGCGGAAATCGCCAATGCGCCGCGCCTTCGCGCGATCGCGAACGTCGGCGTCGGCTACAACAACCTCGACGTTCCCGCGCTCACGCAGGCCGGCATCGTCGTGACCAACACGCCCGACGTGCTGACCGAAACCACGGCCGATTTCGGCTTCGCGCTGATGATGGCCGCCGCGCGCCGCATCACCGAAGCCGAGCGCTGGCTGCGTGACGGCCAGTGGAAACAGTGGAGCTTCGAGACGATGCTCGGCGGCGACGTGCACGGCACGACGCTGGGCATCCTCGGGATGGGACGCATCGGGCAGGCGATCGCGTGCCGCGCGGCGGGCTTCCGCATGCGCGTGCTGTACCACAACCGTTCGCGGCTCCGCGCCGACATCGAAGGCACGTGCCGCGCGCAGTACGTCGATTTCGACACGCTGCTCGCGCAGGCCGACCACCTCGTGCTCGTGTTGCCGTATTCGCCGGCGGTGCACCACCTCATTGATGCGACGGCGATTGCGAAGATGAAGCCGACGGCGACGCTGACGAACATCGCGCGCGGCGGCATCGTCGACGAGGACGCGCTCGCCGACGCACTGGAAAGCGGCCGGCTCGCCGCGGCGGGGCTCGACGTCTACGAAGGCGAGCCGGCGATCCATCCGCGCCTGCTCGCGCTGCGCAACGTCGTGCTCACGCCGCACATCGCCAGCGGCAGCCTCGCCACGCGCCGCGCGATGGTGTCGCTGGCGGTGGAAAACCTGACCGCGGCGTTGGGCGTCGGGCCGCGCGCGGGCGATCCACCGTCGCCGGTCAACGCCGCGGCGCTTGGCGCGCAGCGAAAACCCGGCATATCGAAATAA
- a CDS encoding NIPSNAP family protein, which translates to MSSHPRLLQIRTYQLAPGSREGFHRAFVEQAVPMLQRWAHEVVAFGPSPHQDDAYFLLRAYDDLADLNARQDAFYGSPEWRQGPREHVLAMIRHYQDAVLWASPEAIDDLRRRNAGDAAPTG; encoded by the coding sequence ATGTCGAGCCACCCGCGATTGCTCCAGATCCGCACGTACCAGCTCGCACCGGGCTCGCGCGAGGGCTTCCACCGTGCCTTTGTCGAACAGGCCGTGCCGATGCTGCAGCGCTGGGCGCATGAGGTCGTGGCGTTCGGCCCGTCGCCGCACCAGGACGACGCCTATTTCCTCCTCCGCGCCTACGACGACCTGGCCGATCTGAACGCGCGGCAGGACGCCTTCTATGGTTCGCCCGAATGGCGTCAGGGACCGCGCGAGCACGTGCTGGCGATGATCCGCCACTACCAGGATGCGGTACTGTGGGCGTCTCCCGAGGCCATCGACGACCTGCGGCGCCGCAATGCCGGCGACGCGGCACCGACGGGCTGA
- a CDS encoding aspartate-semialdehyde dehydrogenase, producing the protein MNAKNSCNVAIVGATGAVGETMLRILVERKFPIGNLHLLASERSAGEKIEFGAKKIVVEDLATFDPTGIDIALFSAGGSVSKEYAPKFAAAGAVVIDNSSAFRYDDDVPLVVSEVNPDAAKNRPRGIIANPNCSTMQMLVALAPIHRKVGIDRINVATYQSVSGAGRSALEELGRQTAALLGFQEPNPERFPVQIAFNLIPHIDEFQDNGYTKEEMKLVWETRKILADDSIQVNPTAVRVPVFYGHSEAVNIETREKISAAEVRKLLETAPGVEIVDEPKAGGYPTPVTHASGNDPVYVGRIRDDFSHPRAVNLWIVSDNIRKGAALNAVQLAELVLAERG; encoded by the coding sequence ATGAACGCCAAGAACTCCTGCAACGTGGCCATCGTCGGTGCGACCGGCGCCGTGGGCGAGACGATGCTGCGCATCCTCGTCGAGCGGAAATTCCCCATTGGCAACTTGCACCTGCTGGCCAGCGAGCGTTCGGCTGGCGAGAAAATCGAGTTCGGCGCGAAAAAAATCGTGGTGGAGGACCTGGCGACGTTCGACCCGACCGGCATCGACATCGCGCTGTTCTCCGCCGGCGGCAGCGTGTCGAAGGAATACGCGCCGAAGTTCGCCGCCGCGGGCGCGGTGGTGATCGACAACTCCTCGGCGTTCCGTTACGACGACGACGTGCCGCTGGTGGTGTCGGAAGTGAACCCCGACGCGGCGAAGAACCGTCCGCGCGGGATCATCGCCAATCCCAACTGCTCGACCATGCAGATGCTCGTCGCGCTGGCGCCGATCCATCGCAAGGTCGGCATCGATCGCATCAACGTGGCGACGTACCAGTCGGTGTCGGGCGCCGGCCGCTCGGCGCTGGAGGAGCTCGGCCGCCAGACCGCCGCGCTGCTGGGCTTCCAGGAACCCAACCCGGAGCGTTTCCCGGTGCAGATCGCGTTCAACCTGATCCCGCACATCGACGAGTTCCAGGACAACGGCTACACCAAGGAAGAAATGAAGCTGGTGTGGGAAACGCGCAAGATCCTGGCCGACGACAGCATCCAGGTGAACCCGACCGCGGTGCGCGTGCCGGTGTTCTACGGGCATTCGGAGGCGGTGAATATCGAGACGCGCGAGAAGATCAGCGCGGCGGAGGTGCGCAAGCTGCTGGAAACCGCGCCGGGCGTGGAGATCGTCGACGAGCCGAAGGCGGGCGGGTATCCGACGCCGGTGACGCACGCGTCGGGCAACGATCCGGTCTACGTCGGGCGCATCCGCGACGATTTCTCGCACCCGCGTGCGGTGAACCTGTGGATCGTGTCGGACAACATCCGCAAGGGCGCCGCGTTGAACGCCGTGCAGCTGGCCGAGCTGGTACTGGCCGAGCGGGGCTGA
- a CDS encoding FimV/HubP family polar landmark protein gives MKQPEAKQPVARQSSASRYVRTALGLALALASGAASALGLGQIEVKSRLGQPFLAEIPIISSDPAELENLQAELASPLVFARVGLQPPMGVIAELQFTSALDAAGRPVIRVTTAQPVNEPLLTFLVSVDWGQGRLVREYAALVDAPRTVSAPMQPAIEETVVSEPNIIEREPEAAAPQTAEAPPATTPEEEVEQAIAREENAAADNEIPAAPPQPQAQPQVAVATPPRAPVPDAARELSGDYTVRRGDTLSEIAGRMEGQASLDQAMIALLRANPDAFIDGNINLLKAGAVLEVPPGDELASVDAGEARRLVAQHVQQWRDARRAVPQPAMEGAVASAAGAPASNAPGNNATAGGSASADARLEIVPPEAARAAQAGTQSGIQAGGEGQMLRQELQQTQETVAAREAEVQELKSRVAELEQLQKQQQQLIAMKDSELAAAQQRVAKTNEQAAAQSGSPLPWIIGGGALLLALLGGWWMGRRPNKPAFRAPSDAASTTPSIADAFAPGPDIEAREAPETVVEPPAPEERAVDVRAPEEPAFELTPEPQAPVRPTAPAAPTAPIAPAWHIAANGNGRRGHVEPTLATQPGQERLELARAYIDLGDRESARQLLSEVVINGDLAARQAASRMLQDLG, from the coding sequence GTGAAACAACCCGAAGCAAAACAGCCAGTTGCCAGACAAAGCTCCGCCAGCCGCTACGTGCGCACCGCGCTCGGGCTGGCGCTCGCGCTGGCCAGCGGCGCCGCTTCCGCGCTCGGCCTCGGGCAGATCGAGGTCAAGTCGCGCCTGGGACAGCCGTTCCTGGCCGAAATCCCGATCATTTCCAGCGATCCGGCCGAACTGGAAAACCTCCAGGCCGAGCTCGCTTCGCCGCTCGTCTTCGCCCGCGTCGGCCTGCAGCCGCCGATGGGCGTCATCGCCGAACTGCAGTTCACCTCGGCGCTCGACGCGGCCGGCCGTCCGGTCATCCGGGTCACCACCGCGCAGCCGGTCAACGAGCCGCTGCTGACCTTCCTGGTGTCGGTGGATTGGGGGCAGGGCAGGCTGGTGCGCGAATACGCGGCGCTGGTCGACGCGCCGCGCACGGTGTCGGCGCCGATGCAGCCGGCCATCGAGGAGACGGTCGTCTCCGAACCCAACATCATCGAGCGCGAGCCGGAAGCCGCTGCGCCGCAGACCGCCGAAGCACCGCCCGCGACCACGCCCGAGGAAGAGGTCGAGCAGGCCATCGCGCGCGAGGAAAACGCCGCGGCGGACAACGAGATCCCCGCCGCGCCGCCGCAGCCCCAAGCGCAGCCGCAGGTCGCCGTGGCCACGCCGCCGCGCGCGCCGGTGCCGGATGCCGCGCGCGAACTGTCCGGCGATTACACGGTGCGCCGTGGCGACACGCTGTCGGAAATCGCCGGCCGCATGGAAGGCCAGGCCAGCCTCGACCAGGCCATGATCGCGCTGCTGCGCGCGAACCCCGACGCCTTCATCGACGGCAACATCAACCTGCTCAAGGCCGGCGCGGTGCTCGAAGTGCCGCCGGGCGACGAGCTGGCCAGCGTCGATGCCGGCGAAGCCCGCCGTCTCGTCGCGCAGCACGTGCAGCAGTGGCGCGATGCGCGCCGTGCCGTGCCGCAACCGGCGATGGAAGGCGCGGTCGCCTCGGCCGCCGGCGCTCCGGCGTCGAACGCGCCAGGCAACAACGCAACGGCGGGCGGTTCGGCGAGCGCCGACGCCCGCCTCGAAATCGTTCCGCCCGAGGCCGCGCGCGCCGCGCAGGCGGGCACCCAGTCCGGCATCCAGGCCGGCGGCGAGGGCCAGATGCTGCGACAGGAACTGCAACAGACCCAGGAAACGGTCGCCGCCCGCGAGGCCGAGGTCCAGGAACTCAAGAGCCGCGTCGCCGAGCTCGAGCAGCTGCAGAAGCAGCAGCAACAGCTCATCGCGATGAAGGACAGCGAGCTGGCCGCCGCGCAGCAGCGCGTCGCCAAGACCAACGAACAGGCCGCGGCCCAGTCCGGCTCGCCGCTGCCGTGGATCATCGGCGGCGGTGCGCTGCTGCTGGCGCTGCTGGGCGGCTGGTGGATGGGACGTCGCCCGAACAAGCCGGCGTTCCGCGCGCCGTCCGACGCCGCGTCGACGACGCCTTCCATCGCCGACGCGTTCGCGCCCGGCCCGGATATCGAGGCGCGCGAGGCCCCGGAAACCGTCGTCGAGCCGCCCGCACCGGAAGAGCGTGCGGTTGACGTGCGCGCGCCCGAGGAGCCCGCGTTCGAACTGACGCCGGAACCGCAGGCGCCGGTGCGTCCCACCGCTCCGGCCGCGCCGACGGCCCCGATCGCACCCGCGTGGCACATCGCGGCGAACGGCAATGGCCGTCGCGGCCATGTCGAACCGACGCTCGCCACGCAGCCCGGCCAGGAACGACTGGAACTCGCCCGCGCTTACATCGACCTGGGCGATCGCGAGAGCGCTCGCCAGCTGCTGAGCGAAGTCGTCATCAACGGCGACCTCGCCGCGCGCCAGGCGGCATCGCGGATGCTGCAGGACCTGGGCTGA